In Paenibacillus sp. FSL R7-0345, a single window of DNA contains:
- a CDS encoding lysozyme inhibitor LprI family protein yields MKKALLLTMLMCSVALAGCGNNTAQNTHSAGSNQAEQATAAPSAPATAAPMETAAAPAATPAAEQTPAASGTKEEYLAKLDAVEAGLSDLQEQYDSGVTASMREAASEEYERWDKALNEIYAALKQQLPESEMAELKEKQLEWITYRDETAKKASLEFEGGTMEPLEYVAVLGSVTKDRCYELVNIYMK; encoded by the coding sequence ATGAAAAAAGCATTGCTGCTAACAATGTTAATGTGCAGCGTGGCCCTGGCCGGCTGCGGAAACAATACTGCTCAGAATACCCATTCAGCCGGATCAAACCAGGCTGAGCAAGCGACAGCCGCCCCATCAGCTCCGGCTACAGCAGCGCCGATGGAGACTGCAGCCGCCCCGGCGGCGACACCGGCGGCTGAACAAACACCGGCCGCCTCCGGCACCAAGGAGGAGTACCTGGCCAAGCTGGATGCTGTGGAAGCCGGGCTCAGCGATCTGCAGGAACAATATGATTCCGGAGTAACGGCATCCATGCGCGAGGCTGCCAGTGAGGAATATGAACGCTGGGACAAGGCCTTGAACGAAATATATGCGGCGCTGAAGCAGCAGCTGCCCGAGAGCGAAATGGCTGAGCTCAAGGAGAAGCAGCTGGAATGGATTACCTACCGGGACGAAACAGCAAAAAAAGCATCCCTGGAGTTTGAAGGCGGCACGATGGAGCCGCTGGAATATGTAGCGGTGCTGGGAAGTGTCACTAAAGACCGCTGCTACGAGCTGGTGAATATATACATGAAATAA
- a CDS encoding saccharopine dehydrogenase NADP-binding domain-containing protein, protein MRTDIVVIGGYGHVGGQICTLLDSRFPGVVYAAGRNFERAERFSQSTGGRIRPMRIDAAEAFPAQQLSKVKLVVVCLDQQDTSFAEACLKEGIHYIDVTASLDFFTRMEQLNSSGHDYKAAALLSVGLAPGLTNLLAGEAARSLDKAEQLDIGILLGLGDSHGQAAIEWTVDNLSAQFEVMQKGRETRVDSLTDGLLTDWGTGLGKRRAYRFPFADQQTLARTLRIPTVSTRLCFDSKAATAGIALLQKLGLLSLLKGRRMRGAAVASFGRIRWGSEQYAVKVEASGLKNGAAARSEYVIRGLKEATITARVAAIVAGTIYLEGHSKPGIHHLEQLFRVQLQTDRLTLQLQDQVPDSGSYNTISGISCWSRHT, encoded by the coding sequence ATGAGGACAGATATTGTTGTAATCGGCGGATATGGTCATGTGGGCGGGCAGATCTGCACGCTGCTGGACAGCAGATTTCCGGGTGTTGTCTACGCGGCAGGCCGCAATTTCGAGCGGGCAGAGCGGTTCAGCCAAAGCACCGGGGGCCGGATCAGGCCTATGCGGATTGACGCGGCTGAAGCTTTTCCGGCACAGCAGCTGAGTAAGGTCAAGCTGGTTGTTGTGTGTCTGGATCAACAGGACACTTCCTTTGCAGAGGCTTGTCTGAAAGAGGGGATTCACTATATTGATGTGACGGCAAGCCTCGACTTTTTCACCCGCATGGAGCAGCTGAACAGCTCCGGACATGATTATAAGGCGGCTGCGTTGCTGAGCGTAGGGCTGGCTCCGGGGTTGACCAACCTGCTGGCGGGCGAAGCCGCCCGCTCGCTGGATAAGGCGGAGCAGCTGGACATCGGCATTCTGCTGGGGCTCGGCGACAGCCACGGCCAAGCGGCGATTGAGTGGACAGTAGATAATCTGTCGGCACAGTTCGAGGTGATGCAGAAGGGCAGGGAAACCAGAGTGGACAGCCTTACGGATGGCCTGCTGACAGACTGGGGCACAGGGCTCGGCAAGCGCCGGGCCTACCGTTTTCCGTTCGCAGACCAGCAGACGCTGGCCCGGACCCTGCGTATCCCGACCGTCTCAACGAGACTGTGCTTTGACTCCAAAGCGGCCACGGCAGGCATTGCGCTGCTGCAAAAGCTCGGGCTACTGTCGCTGCTCAAAGGCAGACGGATGCGCGGGGCGGCTGTAGCCTCCTTTGGCCGCATCCGCTGGGGCAGTGAGCAGTATGCCGTTAAGGTGGAGGCCTCCGGCTTAAAGAACGGAGCGGCTGCCCGCTCCGAATATGTGATCCGCGGATTGAAGGAAGCTACAATCACCGCCCGGGTGGCTGCGATTGTAGCCGGGACAATCTATCTAGAGGGCCATAGCAAGCCGGGGATTCATCATCTGGAGCAGCTGTTCAGGGTGCAGCTGCAGACGGACCGCCTTACCCTGCAGCTGCAGGATCAGGTGCCTGACAGCGGCAGCTATAATACGATTAGCGGGATCAGCTGCTGGTCCCGGCATACTTGA
- a CDS encoding glycoside hydrolase family 3 C-terminal domain-containing protein, whose translation MSTDKIGIPLEGFAEFSRIVAAEGAVLLRNEGNILPLRDNETASVFGRIQVNYYRSGTGSGGSVNVAYTTNLLDGLRSKKNIKVNEELAATYEKWIQEHPFDNGGGGWAAEPWHQKEMPLSEELVKQARSMSDKAIIVIGRTAGEDQDNADAAGSYQLTEDEKTMLKQVTAYFEQTIVVLNVSNIIDMSWLNEESYVNPISSVLYSWQGGMEGGNAIADVLAGEVTPNGKLTDTIAYSIDDYPSTVNYGNEFKNLYQEDIYVGYRYFETFCPEKVQFEFGYGLSYTTFRVEPKEAKLFTKDEKTYAWIDVTVTNTGSTYAGKEVVQAYYEAPQGKLGKPAKVLAAFSKTGVLYPGESETIALGFELQTMASYDDAGVTGHPSAYVLEAGTYRIYAGTSVKNVQAIAFEGQEGYIVEALEVVEQLQEALAPSESFTRMMPGARRADGSYELTYVEAPKQKISLAERIEHNLPQSLEQTGDQGYKLRDVQEGKVSLATFIAQLSDEDLAALVRGEGMSSPLVTPGTASAFGGVTDSLYSFGIPVACTSDGPSGIRMDSGQKATQVAIGTLLAATWNADLVEELYVLEGQELLRNNIDTLLGPGLNIRRSPLNGRNFEYFSEDPLVSGVFAAACTRGIRKGGSNATLKHFACNNQEKYRSKVDAVVSERALREIYLKGFEIAVKEGGANSVMTSYNPVNGHWAASNYDLNTTILRGEWGFRGIVMTDWWAVMNDCAEGGPADRKYTNWMVRAQNDLYMVVSNYGAETNAYSDNTIESLANGTLTRGELQRSAANILYFILQSPVSSREQVIEETVESFTPAPSLAAGQAQTLSAQGLITLTAEGTAVLNVEQAGVYRLFARVMSPDTELAQSACNLNLNGRTVTTVQTNGTDGRWIQLKLVKAELEAGLYELTLEHVKPGMQVEAFEFKLV comes from the coding sequence TTGAGCACTGATAAAATCGGAATTCCATTGGAAGGCTTTGCTGAATTCAGCAGAATAGTAGCTGCAGAGGGCGCTGTCCTGCTGCGTAATGAAGGAAATATACTGCCGCTTCGCGATAACGAAACCGCTTCAGTTTTTGGCAGAATTCAAGTAAACTACTACCGCAGCGGTACAGGGTCAGGCGGAAGCGTGAATGTAGCTTATACAACGAATCTGCTCGACGGGCTGCGCAGCAAGAAGAATATCAAGGTTAATGAAGAGCTGGCTGCAACCTATGAAAAGTGGATCCAGGAGCACCCGTTCGACAACGGCGGAGGCGGCTGGGCTGCTGAGCCTTGGCACCAGAAGGAAATGCCGCTGAGCGAGGAGCTGGTGAAGCAGGCCAGAAGCATGTCCGATAAGGCGATCATCGTCATCGGCCGTACTGCCGGCGAAGACCAGGATAATGCGGATGCGGCGGGAAGCTACCAGCTGACCGAGGATGAGAAGACGATGCTGAAGCAGGTAACGGCCTATTTTGAACAGACCATTGTCGTGCTGAACGTATCGAACATTATTGATATGAGCTGGCTGAATGAGGAGAGCTACGTTAATCCGATCTCTTCTGTGCTCTACTCCTGGCAGGGCGGGATGGAAGGCGGCAACGCGATTGCCGACGTGCTGGCTGGAGAAGTTACGCCAAACGGTAAATTGACGGATACCATTGCGTATTCCATTGATGATTATCCGTCGACGGTCAATTACGGCAACGAGTTCAAGAACCTGTACCAGGAAGATATTTATGTGGGCTACCGGTATTTTGAGACGTTTTGTCCGGAGAAGGTCCAGTTCGAATTCGGTTACGGGCTGTCCTATACCACTTTCAGAGTAGAGCCGAAAGAGGCGAAGCTGTTCACCAAGGATGAGAAGACTTATGCATGGATTGACGTAACCGTAACTAATACTGGCAGTACTTATGCCGGAAAAGAAGTCGTACAGGCTTATTACGAAGCGCCGCAGGGCAAGCTGGGTAAACCGGCAAAAGTGCTGGCAGCCTTCAGTAAGACCGGCGTGCTGTATCCGGGTGAATCCGAGACGATTGCCCTGGGCTTCGAGCTGCAGACTATGGCTTCCTACGATGATGCCGGTGTAACAGGACATCCTTCCGCTTATGTGCTGGAGGCCGGAACGTACCGTATATATGCGGGAACCAGCGTGAAGAACGTTCAGGCGATCGCTTTTGAAGGACAGGAAGGCTATATCGTGGAGGCGCTAGAAGTAGTGGAGCAGCTGCAGGAGGCGCTGGCGCCTTCGGAGAGCTTCACCAGAATGATGCCGGGTGCCCGCCGGGCGGACGGCTCCTATGAGCTGACTTATGTGGAGGCGCCGAAGCAGAAGATCTCGCTGGCCGAGCGCATTGAGCACAACCTGCCGCAGAGTCTGGAACAGACCGGCGATCAGGGCTATAAGCTGCGCGATGTGCAGGAGGGCAAGGTCAGCCTGGCAACGTTCATTGCCCAGCTGAGCGATGAGGATCTGGCTGCACTGGTCAGAGGCGAAGGCATGAGCAGTCCTCTGGTTACACCGGGAACAGCTTCGGCCTTCGGCGGCGTAACCGATTCGCTGTACAGCTTCGGCATTCCGGTGGCCTGCACATCGGACGGCCCGTCCGGCATCCGGATGGACAGCGGACAGAAGGCGACCCAGGTCGCGATTGGAACGCTGCTTGCGGCAACCTGGAACGCGGATCTGGTCGAAGAGCTGTACGTGCTGGAAGGACAAGAGCTGCTGCGCAACAATATCGATACGCTGCTCGGACCGGGACTTAATATCCGCCGCAGCCCGCTGAACGGGCGTAACTTTGAGTATTTCTCCGAAGATCCGCTGGTCTCCGGCGTATTCGCCGCAGCCTGCACCCGCGGTATCCGCAAAGGCGGCTCCAATGCGACGCTGAAGCATTTTGCCTGCAACAATCAGGAGAAATACCGCAGCAAGGTGGACGCTGTTGTATCGGAACGCGCTCTGCGCGAGATTTATCTGAAGGGCTTTGAGATTGCGGTCAAAGAGGGCGGAGCGAACTCGGTCATGACCTCGTATAACCCGGTTAACGGACACTGGGCGGCATCCAATTATGACCTGAATACAACCATTCTCCGCGGCGAATGGGGCTTCCGGGGCATTGTGATGACTGACTGGTGGGCGGTTATGAACGACTGTGCTGAGGGCGGACCGGCTGACCGGAAGTACACGAACTGGATGGTCCGTGCGCAAAATGACCTGTACATGGTAGTCAGCAACTATGGCGCAGAGACTAATGCCTATAGTGACAATACCATTGAATCGCTGGCCAACGGTACACTGACCCGCGGAGAACTGCAGCGCAGTGCGGCGAACATTCTGTACTTCATCCTGCAGTCTCCGGTATCCTCCAGAGAGCAAGTGATTGAAGAGACTGTTGAGTCCTTTACGCCTGCCCCGTCCCTGGCAGCAGGACAGGCACAGACGTTGTCCGCTCAAGGACTGATAACGCTGACTGCAGAAGGAACGGCTGTCCTGAACGTGGAGCAGGCCGGGGTATACCGGCTGTTTGCCCGCGTCATGTCTCCGGATACCGAGCTGGCGCAGAGCGCCTGCAACCTGAACCTGAACGGCCGGACGGTGACCACCGTTCAGACGAATGGTACAGACGGCCGCTGGATTCAGCTGAAGCTGGTTAAAGCCGAGCTGGAAGCTGGACTGTATGAGCTGACGCTTGAGCATGTGAAGCCTGGCATGCAGGTGGAAGCCTTCGAATTTAAGCTGGTTTAG
- a CDS encoding putative DNA modification/repair radical SAM protein, whose protein sequence is MDMMEKLEILTESAKYDVACTSSGSQRSGQAGSLGNAVSFGICHSFAADGRCISLLKVLMTNGCIYDCAYCINRKSNPVRRAAFTPQEIADVTMQFYRRNYIEGLFLSSGIMRSPDYTTEQLIAALELLRNEYHFRGYIHVKAIPGADDALLSRLGTLADRMSVNIELPSQESLRRLAPDKSKQSILQPMGLITNKITENSTELVKYKHAPRFAPAGQSTQMIVGATPDTDYQILNLTEGLYKKYKLKRIFYSAYTPVVEDSLLPSLDTKPPLLREHRLYQADWLLRFYGFEAKELLDEAAPNFNPLLDPKCSWAINHREQFPVEVNRAPYEMLLRVPGIGVRSAQRIIKARRAGTLDFHALKKLGVVLKRAQFFITCKGRPLEGLKVGEHTLLRSLMSGQELAKFQQPEIEQLSFFDDSYLAALPEAGVAASFSYGG, encoded by the coding sequence ATGGATATGATGGAGAAACTAGAGATTTTGACTGAATCAGCCAAATATGATGTCGCCTGCACCTCAAGCGGTTCCCAGCGCTCCGGCCAGGCCGGAAGCCTGGGCAACGCGGTCAGCTTTGGAATCTGCCACAGCTTCGCGGCTGACGGGCGCTGTATTTCGCTGCTCAAGGTGCTGATGACCAACGGCTGTATCTATGACTGTGCCTATTGCATCAACCGCAAGTCCAACCCGGTGCGCCGGGCCGCTTTTACTCCGCAGGAAATTGCCGATGTTACGATGCAGTTCTACCGCCGCAATTATATAGAGGGGCTGTTCCTCAGCTCCGGCATTATGCGCAGTCCCGACTATACGACCGAGCAGCTGATTGCCGCCCTTGAGCTGCTGCGCAATGAATATCACTTCCGCGGCTATATCCATGTAAAAGCCATCCCCGGTGCAGACGATGCCCTCCTGTCCCGGCTGGGCACGCTGGCCGACCGGATGAGCGTCAACATCGAGCTGCCCTCCCAGGAGAGCCTGCGCCGGCTTGCTCCGGACAAGAGCAAGCAGTCTATTTTGCAGCCGATGGGCCTTATTACGAACAAGATTACCGAGAACAGTACGGAACTCGTCAAATATAAGCATGCCCCGCGCTTTGCGCCGGCGGGCCAGAGCACCCAGATGATCGTCGGCGCAACGCCCGATACCGATTACCAGATTCTGAACCTTACAGAGGGACTGTACAAGAAGTATAAGCTCAAGCGGATTTTCTATTCCGCTTATACCCCGGTGGTCGAGGATTCGCTGCTACCCTCGCTGGATACCAAGCCGCCATTGCTGCGCGAGCACCGGCTGTATCAGGCCGACTGGCTGCTTCGCTTCTACGGCTTCGAGGCCAAGGAGCTGCTCGATGAGGCAGCGCCCAACTTCAACCCGCTGCTTGATCCGAAATGCAGCTGGGCCATCAACCACCGGGAGCAGTTCCCGGTGGAGGTCAACCGCGCACCTTATGAGATGCTGCTGCGCGTGCCCGGCATCGGCGTACGGAGCGCCCAGCGGATCATCAAGGCCCGCCGGGCCGGAACGCTTGATTTCCATGCGCTGAAGAAGCTCGGCGTTGTGCTCAAGCGCGCCCAGTTCTTCATCACCTGCAAAGGCCGGCCGCTGGAAGGCCTCAAGGTAGGCGAGCATACCCTGCTCCGCTCGCTGATGTCCGGACAGGAGCTGGCTAAGTTTCAGCAGCCGGAGATCGAACAGCTCTCCTTCTTCGACGACAGCTATTTAGCTGCCCTGCCTGAGGCCGGGGTGGCTGCATCCTTCAGTTACGGAGGTTAA
- a CDS encoding helix-turn-helix transcriptional regulator — translation MTKLLQELDQKQELSSLMYREIMLTRIRTGLAFDAACCTTVDPQTLLTTGAITEQGLERIHGALLDNEYLHDDYNKFAELARSNAAASSLWEATGGRPELSRRYREVLQPAGFADELRAALRTGEACWGFLILFRKSEQGPFQQEELQFIRDIAPLIAGRLKAKALNPAALTDSGGQPEEGIIILDDRLEPVSQNPGGRYWLEQLQRMEQQSRPALPGPVRAVSLRALAGKRAAGELPRGGSPASGESTAAARVCFRAPDGRFINITASRLDGPSGLVQLAVSFTAAKAADLLPMVTEAYGFTEREKEIALLLSKGLSTKELALNLHISAYTVQDHLKSIFSKAGVSSRRELIWLLYSRYQ, via the coding sequence ATGACTAAACTTTTGCAGGAGCTGGATCAGAAGCAGGAGCTGTCCTCCCTGATGTACAGGGAGATCATGCTGACCCGGATCAGAACAGGCCTGGCCTTTGACGCAGCCTGCTGCACGACCGTCGATCCGCAGACCCTGCTCACCACAGGCGCTATTACCGAGCAGGGTCTGGAGCGCATTCATGGCGCCCTGCTCGACAATGAGTATTTGCATGACGACTATAACAAGTTCGCCGAGCTGGCCCGCTCTAACGCTGCGGCTTCCTCGTTATGGGAAGCCACAGGCGGCCGGCCGGAGCTGAGCCGGCGATACCGTGAGGTGCTGCAGCCCGCGGGCTTCGCGGACGAGCTCAGGGCTGCACTCCGGACCGGCGAAGCCTGCTGGGGATTTCTGATCCTGTTCCGCAAATCGGAACAGGGACCGTTTCAGCAGGAGGAGCTGCAGTTCATCCGCGATATTGCCCCGCTGATTGCGGGCCGCCTGAAGGCCAAGGCGCTGAACCCGGCCGCCCTGACTGACTCCGGCGGGCAGCCGGAGGAGGGCATTATTATTCTGGATGACCGGCTTGAGCCGGTAAGCCAGAATCCGGGCGGGCGCTACTGGCTGGAGCAGCTGCAGCGCATGGAACAGCAGTCCCGGCCCGCGCTGCCCGGGCCGGTCAGGGCAGTCAGCCTGCGGGCGCTGGCCGGGAAACGGGCGGCGGGTGAACTGCCGCGGGGCGGATCACCTGCTTCCGGTGAATCCACAGCGGCGGCGAGGGTTTGCTTCCGCGCCCCCGACGGGCGTTTTATCAACATTACTGCCAGCAGGCTGGACGGCCCATCGGGTCTCGTCCAGCTTGCCGTCTCCTTCACGGCAGCCAAAGCTGCCGACCTGCTGCCCATGGTTACCGAAGCCTACGGCTTCACGGAACGGGAAAAAGAAATCGCCCTGCTGCTCTCCAAAGGACTCTCCACAAAGGAACTCGCCCTGAACCTCCACATCTCCGCCTACACTGTGCAGGATCACCTGAAGTCAATCTTCAGCAAGGCAGGCGTCAGCAGCCGCCGGGAGCTCATCTGGCTGCTTTACTCCAGGTATCAGTAA
- a CDS encoding class I SAM-dependent methyltransferase gives MSNNINGPANPWEQADGDQYTSNISRKIPGYQLQYELMDTLLTAQLDRQEQPRLLVVGAGGGQEILTLGRNHPDWRFCGLDTSAPMLKTARQRIAAAGITAQAELHHADICSWSGGGYDAATCMLVLHFVQGRGSKLALLQAIAARLKPGAPLLISAINGDPASRAWQVQMAGWRLHMLRGGIGQEQGEAFTASFGVTSHPLPAEEMELLLEQAGFTSLSRYFGSYLIDGWVALKR, from the coding sequence ATGAGCAATAATATAAATGGGCCAGCCAACCCTTGGGAACAGGCCGATGGTGATCAATATACAAGCAATATCAGCCGCAAAATACCAGGCTATCAGCTGCAGTATGAGCTGATGGATACCCTGCTGACGGCACAGCTGGACAGGCAGGAGCAGCCACGGCTACTGGTCGTAGGCGCAGGCGGCGGCCAGGAGATTCTTACACTGGGACGGAACCATCCGGATTGGCGCTTCTGCGGCCTGGATACCTCCGCCCCGATGCTGAAGACGGCCCGGCAGCGGATTGCCGCAGCCGGAATTACAGCTCAGGCGGAGCTGCATCACGCCGATATCTGCTCCTGGAGCGGCGGCGGATATGATGCGGCAACCTGTATGCTGGTGCTGCATTTTGTGCAGGGGCGCGGGAGCAAGCTCGCGCTGCTGCAGGCCATTGCCGCGCGGCTGAAGCCAGGCGCGCCGCTGCTGATCTCGGCCATTAACGGCGACCCCGCTTCGCGGGCCTGGCAGGTACAAATGGCCGGCTGGAGGCTGCACATGCTGCGCGGCGGAATCGGGCAGGAGCAGGGGGAGGCTTTTACAGCCTCCTTTGGAGTGACTTCACATCCGCTCCCGGCAGAGGAGATGGAGCTGCTGCTGGAGCAGGCCGGCTTTACATCGCTGTCGAGATACTTTGGTTCTTACCTGATCGACGGATGGGTGGCGCTCAAGCGTTAA